The nucleotide window AGATGCGGACTCCTACGTCCTGATAAGCCCGCACAACGTCAGAATGAGCGACCACCTCGGCGTCGTTCTCGCTGAAAACCTCGTCTCGTGGCTCGGCTTCGAAGGGAAGGAGCTGCCCGGCGAGTGGAAAACAGACCGAGAGCTGGCAGAAAAGATTTATCAAGCCGAGAAAGAGGCGGGAATGCCGGTCGTTGACCTGAACTTCGCATCGCTACGCGGAAGCTATTCCCGCTGGCCTCTGAGCTGGGGCGAGTTGATTCCACTCCAGTTCCTCGAAAGGAAACCCCTCGTCCTGATGACGCCGCCGAGGGGAGTTAGCAGGGAAACGCTCGTCCGCTTCGGCGAAATCCTCGGCGAAGTCCTTGAGCGGGAGGAGAAGAGGGTTGCGCTGATAATCAGCGCGGACCACGGACACGGACACGATGAAAAAGGCCCCTACGGAAAGGTGAAGGAGAGCGAAATCTATGACAGGCTGATAATGGAGCTAATCAACGAAGACCGCCTTGAGGAGCTTCTCAGCATTCCCGAGGACCTCGTTAGGAAGGCCCTCGTGGACAGCTACTGGGGGATGCTGATAATGCTTGGAGCCATGAGGAAGGCCAAATTCGAGTTAAAGGCGAGCGCCTACGCCTGTCCGACATACTTCGGTATGGCGGGGGCGCTGTGGGTGAGAAAAAGCTAAACGACTTCAAAGCTAATCTCCAAAAGCTCCCTGCCCCTCCTAAAGCGAACCTTTCTGATTTTTATCTCCCCTATTTCGCCCGTTGTTTTGGTGTGCTCCTTATTGCACGCGTTGACATTCCAGCCCTTGATGACGACCACTTTAAGGGTTTTAACCTCCTCCGGAACGGGAAACAGGTCGTACATGTCCTCTCCAAAGCGCTTCTCCGCTTCCTCACGCGGAAGCTCGTAAACCTTAACTGGAACGTTCTCCTTAACTTTCTCATTGGCGAGGCGTTCTATTTCAGCGACTTCCTCGGGTGTTGGCTTTCGGTCGAACTTAACCGCTAAAACCCCGCGGTTGCCCTTGACGTAGGTCGAGGCCGTCCACTTGGCCTTTTCACCGAGGACCTTCACAACGGCTCCTTTGACAACGTGAAGTGCCGTGTGGGTTCGAACCTCAGCGCTCTCGCCGGCCATGGCAATCCCCGAAAGTGTCTTCGGCGATCGTTTATTAACCCACCGGGTAATCTGAAAACGGCCAAAAGAGTGTCTTTCCTGGGGATTTTTCGGGGTTTGGCTCGATATTCCAAAAGGCCTACACAAAGCCCTTTCAAGAGTAAACGAAAAGCATTATAAGAGCCAACGACCGATACACCGGTGGACAAAGTTTTAGGGGTGAACAGAAATGGCCGAGAAGAAAAAGAAGAGGGTTCTTATTTTGGGCGCCGCAGGGAGAGACTTCCACAACTTCAACGTGTTCTTCAGGGACAACCCCGAATACGAGGTGGTAGCGTTCACCGCAACCCAGATTCCGGACATCGAGGGCAGGCTTTACCCACCTGAGCTGGCCGGAGAGCTCTACCCGAACGGCATTCCGATATGGAGCGAGGACGACATGGAGAAGATAATCAAGGAGCACGACATTGACATCGTCGTCTTCGCCTACTCCGACGTCTCCCACGAGCACGTCATGCACCTCGCCAGCAGGGCCCACTCAGCTGGTGCCGACTTCTGGCTCCTCGGCCCGAAGAGCACCATGCTCAAGAGCACTAAGCCGGTTGTAGCCGTTACCGCCGTCAGAACCGGCTGTGGAAAGAGCCAGACCTCAAGAAAGGTCGCCCAGCTCCTCCAGGAGATGGGCTACAAGGTCGTTGCCATAAGGCACCCGATGCCCTACGGCGATTTGAGAAAGCAGGTCGTTCAGAGGTTCGCCAGCTTTGAAGACCTCGACAAGTACGAGTGCACCATCGAGGAGCGCGAGGAGTACGAGCCCTACATCGAGCGCGGCATGGTGGTTTACGCGGGCGTTGACTACGAGAAGATCCTCCGCGAGGCCGAGAAAGAGGCCGACATAATCCTCTGGGACGGTGGAAACAACGACTTCCCGTTCTACGAGCCCGACCTCTGGATAGTCGTCACCGACCCGCACAGGCCCGGCCACGAGCTCAAGTACCACCCCGGTGAGACCAACTTCAGGGCCGCTGACGTCATAATCATCAACAAGATTGACACTGCCAACAGGGACGACATCCAGAAGGTCAGGGAGAGCATCGAGAAGGTCAACCCGAACGCCACCGTCATCGAGGCTGCCTCGCCGATATTCGTCGACAACCCCGAGCTCATCAAGGGCAAGCGCGTTCTCGTCGTCGAGGACGGTCCGACCCTCACCCACGGCGGCATGAAGTACGGAGCGGGCTACGTTGCAGCGAAGAAGTTCGGAGCGAAGGAAATCATCGACCCGAGGCCCTACGCCGTCGGCTCAATCGTCGAGACCTACAAGAAGTACCCGCACCTCGACCTCATTCTGCCGGCCATGGGCTACGGCAAGAAGCAGATTAAGGAGCTCGAGGAGACCATCAACAGGGCAGATGCGGACGTCGTCATCATGGGTACTCCAGTTGACCTGCGCAGGTTCATGAACCTCAACAAGCCGGCCGTCCGCGTCAAGTACGAGCTCGAGGAAATCGGCCAGCCCAAGCTCAAGGACGTCCTCGAGGACTGGGTCAAGAACTGCGAGAAGCTCAGGAAGTGAGTTTTTCATTTTTCATTTCAGAAATTCTTTTATACTTTGCATGCGAAAAGAAAAAGGGTGATCCCTGTGATGGGGGTGTTTGTCCTCTGGGGCTTCAGTTTGTTTTTAATTCTCATCCAGCTGATAGCGGTAATATGGGTCATTTACGATGTCGTTACTAAACAGCAGCGCATGCCCGATACCGAGAAGATCATATGGATAATCGTGGCGATCTTCCTCGGACTGATCGGGGCGATAGTATACTACTTCGTTGTCAAGGCCAGTGGTAAGTACGAGGGCCGTGAAGAAATCTTGGAGCAGAAAGACGACGTTAAGGTCTGGTGACCGGAAGCCTTTTAGGCATGAGCCCCAACTAACACTGCCCGGGGAGCACCGCCGAGGGCGGAGTCAATGAACTCGGGCGGGTTATTACCCCCTTTCATGGGGTTTTTGGAGGTTCAATACCAGAACTGAAGGGGTTTCTTTAAGCGTCACAAATCATGAGAAGTGCAAGTTCTCAAAGTTTATAAAGGTGTGAGAACCAGAAGTTCTCACTCACCCACAACCTGCACTATAACTCTTCTGTGCCTCGGCCTGACGTCCAGCTCGACGAAGAAAATCTGTTGCCATGTCCCGCGAACGAGCCGGCCGTTTACGACCGGAAAGCACTCGCTCGCACCGAGAAGGGTCGCGCGCAGGTGGCTGTGGGCGTTGTCATCTATCCTGTCGTGGAGGTAGCCTTTGCCTTTGGGAATGAGCTCCCTCAGGGCGCGTTTGAAGTCCTCCAGAAGGCCCGACTCGTGCTCTATCGTGACTATCGCACCCGTTGCCCCGGGAACGAAGACCAGAACGTGCCCGTTCTCGATTCCAGACTCCTCAACGACCCTCTCGACCTCTGCCGTTATGTCCACGAGGTCTATCTCGCCCCTCGTCGAAAAGCGGAGCTCCTTGCTGTAGATCATTTTCCCACCCCCAGCTCATTGATCAGGAGCTCAACCTTTCTCAACACGTCGAAGGGATTCCTGCCGAAGATGTAAACGACCGGCTCAACGCCGTGGCCGCCTTCATCAACGACGACATCGTAAAGATCATCGGCGAAGGGTCTGGCTATCAGAGCCATGGCCTCCTCCTCGGACATTCCCTCAGTTTTAACCCTGGCGATCCTGAGGCCGAGCCTCTCGAGGGCCTCCATTATTTCCCCGCCATAGCGAACGTTAAGAACGCTCCTGATCTCAGGGCGAACTCGGCCGACATTCACGAGAATGCCAGCGGTGAACCGGCTGGCCCCGAACTCGGGGGGAAGCGCGTAGGGTTTTCCCTTGGCTATCGTGATCCTCCCAGGAACGGCGGCCACGTCCTCCGGGCCCTCTGGAGACGGTAATGCGTATGCAAAGTTGCTTCTGACCTCAGGAATGAGCTCTCTAAAGCCCTCCATCCCAACGAGTCTCTTCAGGGCAACGGCCAGCTCTTCAAGGACTTCACCGCCGGTTCTGCCGGAGTATATGAAGTTGCAGGCTTCCTCGCTGATCCCCGCGTATCTGGAATAGAATTTACAGAGAAAACCGCTTCTGAAGAGCTCCACAAGACGTTTTGAAACCAGGACCACTGCCTCCTCCCTCGTCCCGCCGTAGAGGATAAACCTCCCGACTTCCTCCGCCAGTTCATCGAGCCTCCTCGCCAGTTCCTCAGGAGGCCTCTTGTACCTCCCGGAGAGGTACTTGCTCACCATAGCCTGCGTAACCCCGAGGTAAGAGCCGATATCCGCCTGTCTTATGCCCCCATCGTAAAGGATCTCAGCGATCCGCGCCCGGAGATATGGCATTATCTCCTCAGCAATGTAAACGGAGGGAGTTCTCATAACCATCACCAGCCAGGTTATAATCGACTTATGACCTAAAGGCATTGCGGTTTTTGCTGAACAAAATTATGTCAAAAAAGACTTAAAAACCCATCGTTTTTTACACCGGAAGGGCTCTTATGGACTGGAAAGGAAGGGACGTTGTGAGCATTCGGGATTTCTCGAAGGAGGACATCGAGTTTGTTTTGAAGGTCGCAGAGAGGCTCGAGGAAGAACTCGAAAAGAAGGGCTCGCTCGACTACGCGCGCGGAAAAATTCTGGCAACCCTCTTCTTCGAGCCTTCAACAAGAACAAGGCTGAGCTTCGAGAGCGCGATGCATAGGCTCGGCGGCTCGGTCATAGGCTTCTCCTCGGCCTCGAGCACGAGCGTTAAGAAGGGTGAAAGCCTGGCCGACACAATAAGGACCGTCGAACAGTACAGCGACGTTATCGTCATAAGGCACCCGATGGAAGGCGCCGCCCGTCTGGCGGCTGAAGTTGCAGAGGTTCCGGTCATCAACGCCGGTGACGGGAGCAACCAGCATCCGACTCAAACTTTGCTTGACCTCTACACGATAAAGCGCGCCTTTGGGAAGATTGACGACCTCAGGATTGGCCTGCTCGGCGACCTCAAGTACGGAAGAACCGTCCACAGCCTCGCGGAGGCCTTAGCCTTCTACGACGTTGAGCTCTATCTAATTTCACCCGAGCTCCTGAGGATGCCGAAGCACATCGTCGAGGAGCTGAAGGAGAGGGGCGTTAGGGTTTACGAGACGACCGACCTCGAGGGCGCGATTCCAGAGCTTGATGTCCTCTACGTCACGAGAATCCAGCGCGAGCGCTTCCCGGACGAGGAGGAATACCTTAAGGTCAAGGGCAGCTACCAGGTGAACTGCAAGCTCCTGAAGAACGCCAAGGAAACGCTCAAGGTCATGCACCCGCTCCCGAGGGTGGACGAGATTCACCCAGAAGTCGATAAGAGCGAGCACGCGCTCTACTTCCGTCAGGTCTTCTCCGGCGTGCCGGTTAGAATGGCGCTCCTCGGATTGACCTTAGGTGTTCTGGAGGGATTTTAAATGCCCGAGCTGAAGGTTGAGGTAATCCCCGAGGGGACGGTAATAGACCACATCCCGGCAGGAAAGTGGCTTAAGGTCATCGAAATCCTCGGCCTGACGAAGCCCAATGGCGGAACCCTCCTCATAGCCTCGAACGTCCCCAGCAAGAAGCTCGGCAGGAAAGACATCGTGAAGGTCGAGGGGAGGTATTTGAGCGAGGAAGAGGTAAACAAGATTGCCCTCATCGCGCCGGACGCTACCGTTAACATCGTCAGGGACTACAAGATAGTGGAGAAGTTCAAGGTCTCGATTCCGGACGAGATAGTCGGAATCCTCACCTGCCCGAATCCAAACTGCGTCAGCAACCACGAGTACGTTAAACCGCGCTTCAAGGTCGAGAGCAGGGACCCGCTCAAGCTCCGTTGCCACTACTGCGAGAGAACAATTGAGGGGGATGAAATCCTGGGGAACCTTTAGCTTTTTAACTTCCGCATCCTCTCTGTTTTGATGAGCTCACTAACGGTCGAGGACGTATCAAGATTAGTTCGAGAGATAAGGCTAGAGCACGGCCTTCCGGAGACCCCCTTCAGGATAGACGAGGTCCGCTACGACCCGAAGGGGGACAAGCTGTTCATAATAGCCCACGACAGAACCGATAAAAGCGTCGTCATCGGCAACAGCCTTGTCATTGGAAAGCTCCGCGAGAGGCTCGGAGTCAAGCAGGTTACGGTTTATTCAAACCTCGACCTCGAGATAAAGCGGAAAAGGCTGGACGAGGCGGAAAGGCTCCTTCCCAAAGAGCTTGAGTTTCTTCTCCCGATAATCGAGGCTGAGCGGAAGTTCCCGCCGAGGGAGTGGCCTGAAGTTCAAGGAAACCTGAAAACTCTCGTCTTCCTGAGCTTCTCCGCCAGACCGCTCCTCGGCTTTGCCAAAGCCCTCAAGCTCCCCTACGAGGCAATCGGGCTGAAGTATAGTTTTCCAAAGCTCGGGTATGAGGCCGTTGAAGGCGACCTCAGGGAGCTGTTCTTCCCAAATGAGGACAGGCTCGTGAGAATCGCCGGGGAAAGGGGCGCAAGGCTTGTCTTGACGGATTTCCCATTCCCGCTGGACGAGAAGGGTGAGGTTTATCTCCTCAACCCCTTCAGGCTTCTCCACATCGGCTTCTTCGAGCTGAAATACTTTTTTGGCTTCGAGTTCCCCACGATGGTCGATAAAGAAGCTCTTTTGGAGTTCGTCGCAAAACTCACCTACGACGGCCTCATGGAGTCCACAGATGGGGCCAAGGTTGTATGGCGCTACTGGAGGCGGAGGAGATGATAATAGGAATCGTTGGAAAGATTGCCGCAGGGAAAACTACAATCGCTAAATTCTTCGAGGAGAAAGGATTCTGCAGGGTTTCCTGCAGTGAGCCGCTGATTGACCTGCTGACCCACAACGTTTCCGAGTATTCTTGGGTTCCGGAACTGCCAGAGAAGGCAGAACCGACGCGCGAGAAACTCATAGAGTTCGGAAAGTACCTGAAGGACAAATACGGCGGGGACGTACTGATTCGCCTCGCCGTTGACAAGAAGAGGAACTGCGAAAACATCGTCATAGACGGCGTCCGCTCGCGGGAGGAAATCGAGGCGATAAAGAAGCTCGGCGGAAGGGTCATCTACGTCGAGGCGAAGCCGGAGATAAGGTTCGAGCGCCTGATGAGGAGGAAGGCCAGCAAGGACAGGGGAATCAAGACATTCGAGGACTTCAAGGAGATGGACGATGCCGAGGAGAGGCTCTACCACACGAGCAAACTCAAGGAACTGGCTGACTACGTCATAGTCAACGAGGGAACCCTTGAGGAGCTGAGGGAGAAGGTGGAGCGGATTATCGAGGAGCTGAGCAAGGCTTAAAGGGAGTGGGAGTAAGGGAACTGGTGGGAAAATGAGCGAGATAATTGTGAGGATACCCGACGGGATTGAGAAATACCTAACCCCAGCCCTCAGGAAGAGGATAGAACTCGAGGCCATCAAGGAAATCGAGGAAAGAATACGAAAGGCCAGCAGGTTCATCGAGCTGACTGAAAAGAGCGAATTAAGTGAAGAGGACGCTGAGAAGCTCGCCGAGAAGCTCAAGAGGGACCTCGCAAAGAGGTACGGGGTAGTTTAGATGGAGGCAGTTCTCGACTTTAAGGTGCTCACGTCTCATGACCTCGCAAAAATCGTGCTGGGTGAGTGAGATGAACCTCCTAATCGTAGCCCCCTGCCTGTTGAGCCCCTTCTACGTTTACAGGGGCCCCAAAGAGAAGGAATACCGGACGGCAAGAGAGCTGAGGAAGCTGATTGGAGAACTCGGCGAGGAATGGCAGGTTCTTACCTACCCCTGCCCCGAGTTCGAGCTGATCGGCTGGCCGAGGCCCCCGATGGGAAGGGAGAGCTTTGAGAGACTCGGCATGCGCGAGAGGGTTCAGGTCGTAGCGGACTTCATAGGGAGGGTTCTGACTGAAGAGAAGCCGGAGCGGGTGGTCTTCATCGGCGTTAAAGGCTCCCCAACCTGTGGTGTCTTCCACATGACCTCGAACGACCCTGATTCCTTCGACTACGGCCTGATTCCGGCGTTCTTCTACATGGACAAGGAAAAGAGGCTTGAGGAGAGCAGGAAAGTCGTTGAGAAATTTGGCTTTGAGGTTAAGGCAGAGCCGGGACTGCTCTTCGAGGAGCTCATGGAGCGCTTCCCGGAGGCGGAGTTTTTAGAGTTCGACAAGGACGACGTTGAGGAGAGCGTTAAAAGGCTCAAAAATGCTCTGAAGTCCTAAAGGGCCACCAGAATCGCGCCGAGAACTATGAGGAGCGCGCCGACCGCTGTTTTCAGATCCATCCTGCTCCCGAGGATGAGCCACGAGAGGAAGATTGCCAGCGCGACGCTCGTCTTGTCTATCGCAACAACCGCCGGAACACGGCCGGCTTTAACGGCCATGAAGTAGAAGAGCCACGAGAGCGCGCCCGCTATCCCTGAGAGCGTTATGAAGAGCAGCGCCCTTCCGCTCAGCGGCTCCCGTGTTACACCGCTCACGAGGGCGACACCGACGAGGAAGACCGCCATTATGACGGCCCTCACGGCGGTCGCGAGCGTTGGGTTGACGTCCCTGAGGCCGATTTTTCCAAAGATTGGAACGAGGGAAGCGAAGAACGCCGCGAGGATGGCGTAGATGATGTAGGTTTTCATCTCAGGCCCTCCGAATGGCTTCCCTCACCAGCTTCTCAGCCTTCCCCATCAGCTCCTTTGCCTTCTCCTCCGTGTGGGCCTCGAGGGTTATGCGCATTATCGGCTCGGTTCCGCTCGGCCTGAACAGAACCCACCAGTCCCCGTTTTCAATCCTTATTCCGTCGATGTCGATGAGCCTCTCGTAGTCGAAGCTCTTCAAAGCCTCGCGCGCTATGATTTCCATCGCCTTAGCTTTCTTCTCGTTGGGGCAGGGTATCTTCGCCCTTAGAGTTACGTAGCGCGGGACCTCCTTTGCGAGCTCGCTTATCGGCCCGAGCCTGTCTATCATCTCAAGGACGAGCGCCCCCGCGAATATCCCGTCCGGCGTCAGGTTCCACTGGGGGATTATCCACGTCCCGCTCGGCTCGCCACCGAAAATTCCCCCGTGTTTAGCCAGTTCATCGGCTACCGCTACATCGCCAACGCGTGTCCTTATCACTTCCCCGCCCAGGGGCCTGACGTAGTCGT belongs to Thermococcus sp. AM4 and includes:
- a CDS encoding extradiol dioxygenase, producing MLLGIGLMPHGNPVLEPEDEETERLAEVLRRIGEEFRDADSYVLISPHNVRMSDHLGVVLAENLVSWLGFEGKELPGEWKTDRELAEKIYQAEKEAGMPVVDLNFASLRGSYSRWPLSWGELIPLQFLERKPLVLMTPPRGVSRETLVRFGEILGEVLEREEKRVALIISADHGHGHDEKGPYGKVKESEIYDRLIMELINEDRLEELLSIPEDLVRKALVDSYWGMLIMLGAMRKAKFELKASAYACPTYFGMAGALWVRKS
- a CDS encoding alanyl-tRNA editing protein; translation: MAGESAEVRTHTALHVVKGAVVKVLGEKAKWTASTYVKGNRGVLAVKFDRKPTPEEVAEIERLANEKVKENVPVKVYELPREEAEKRFGEDMYDLFPVPEEVKTLKVVVIKGWNVNACNKEHTKTTGEIGEIKIRKVRFRRGRELLEISFEVV
- a CDS encoding cyclic 2,3-diphosphoglycerate synthase, giving the protein MAEKKKKRVLILGAAGRDFHNFNVFFRDNPEYEVVAFTATQIPDIEGRLYPPELAGELYPNGIPIWSEDDMEKIIKEHDIDIVVFAYSDVSHEHVMHLASRAHSAGADFWLLGPKSTMLKSTKPVVAVTAVRTGCGKSQTSRKVAQLLQEMGYKVVAIRHPMPYGDLRKQVVQRFASFEDLDKYECTIEEREEYEPYIERGMVVYAGVDYEKILREAEKEADIILWDGGNNDFPFYEPDLWIVVTDPHRPGHELKYHPGETNFRAADVIIINKIDTANRDDIQKVRESIEKVNPNATVIEAASPIFVDNPELIKGKRVLVVEDGPTLTHGGMKYGAGYVAAKKFGAKEIIDPRPYAVGSIVETYKKYPHLDLILPAMGYGKKQIKELEETINRADADVVIMGTPVDLRRFMNLNKPAVRVKYELEEIGQPKLKDVLEDWVKNCEKLRK
- a CDS encoding PLDc N-terminal domain-containing protein, producing MGVFVLWGFSLFLILIQLIAVIWVIYDVVTKQQRMPDTEKIIWIIVAIFLGLIGAIVYYFVVKASGKYEGREEILEQKDDVKVW
- a CDS encoding secondary thiamine-phosphate synthase enzyme YjbQ, giving the protein MIYSKELRFSTRGEIDLVDITAEVERVVEESGIENGHVLVFVPGATGAIVTIEHESGLLEDFKRALRELIPKGKGYLHDRIDDNAHSHLRATLLGASECFPVVNGRLVRGTWQQIFFVELDVRPRHRRVIVQVVGE
- a CDS encoding thiamine-phosphate synthase family protein, encoding MRTPSVYIAEEIMPYLRARIAEILYDGGIRQADIGSYLGVTQAMVSKYLSGRYKRPPEELARRLDELAEEVGRFILYGGTREEAVVLVSKRLVELFRSGFLCKFYSRYAGISEEACNFIYSGRTGGEVLEELAVALKRLVGMEGFRELIPEVRSNFAYALPSPEGPEDVAAVPGRITIAKGKPYALPPEFGASRFTAGILVNVGRVRPEIRSVLNVRYGGEIMEALERLGLRIARVKTEGMSEEEAMALIARPFADDLYDVVVDEGGHGVEPVVYIFGRNPFDVLRKVELLINELGVGK
- the pyrB gene encoding aspartate carbamoyltransferase yields the protein MDWKGRDVVSIRDFSKEDIEFVLKVAERLEEELEKKGSLDYARGKILATLFFEPSTRTRLSFESAMHRLGGSVIGFSSASSTSVKKGESLADTIRTVEQYSDVIVIRHPMEGAARLAAEVAEVPVINAGDGSNQHPTQTLLDLYTIKRAFGKIDDLRIGLLGDLKYGRTVHSLAEALAFYDVELYLISPELLRMPKHIVEELKERGVRVYETTDLEGAIPELDVLYVTRIQRERFPDEEEYLKVKGSYQVNCKLLKNAKETLKVMHPLPRVDEIHPEVDKSEHALYFRQVFSGVPVRMALLGLTLGVLEGF
- the pyrI gene encoding aspartate carbamoyltransferase regulatory subunit translates to MPELKVEVIPEGTVIDHIPAGKWLKVIEILGLTKPNGGTLLIASNVPSKKLGRKDIVKVEGRYLSEEEVNKIALIAPDATVNIVRDYKIVEKFKVSIPDEIVGILTCPNPNCVSNHEYVKPRFKVESRDPLKLRCHYCERTIEGDEILGNL
- a CDS encoding AAA family ATPase, with product MIIGIVGKIAAGKTTIAKFFEEKGFCRVSCSEPLIDLLTHNVSEYSWVPELPEKAEPTREKLIEFGKYLKDKYGGDVLIRLAVDKKRNCENIVIDGVRSREEIEAIKKLGGRVIYVEAKPEIRFERLMRRKASKDRGIKTFEDFKEMDDAEERLYHTSKLKELADYVIVNEGTLEELREKVERIIEELSKA
- a CDS encoding EamA family transporter, with product MKTYIIYAILAAFFASLVPIFGKIGLRDVNPTLATAVRAVIMAVFLVGVALVSGVTREPLSGRALLFITLSGIAGALSWLFYFMAVKAGRVPAVVAIDKTSVALAIFLSWLILGSRMDLKTAVGALLIVLGAILVAL